A region from the Achromobacter seleniivolatilans genome encodes:
- a CDS encoding GbsR/MarR family transcriptional regulator — protein sequence MKLTPIAERFILHWGEMGSRWGVNRTVAQIHALLYLLGRPVPAEEIAETLGVARSNVSNSLKELQSWRLARVVHVMEDRRDHFETSTDIWELFKLIVEGRRQREIDPTLTMLRDSLASPEIDNESRATEQRVRETLEFLEILTTWSDEMLRMKPETLMKTLGMGARISKTMRRTKP from the coding sequence ATGAAACTGACTCCGATCGCCGAACGATTCATCCTGCACTGGGGCGAAATGGGTTCGCGCTGGGGCGTGAACCGCACGGTCGCCCAGATCCACGCCCTGCTCTACTTGCTTGGCCGCCCCGTTCCCGCTGAAGAAATCGCCGAAACCCTGGGTGTTGCGCGCTCGAATGTCAGCAACAGCCTCAAGGAATTGCAGTCCTGGCGTCTGGCCCGGGTGGTACACGTCATGGAAGACCGCCGCGACCACTTTGAAACGTCCACCGATATCTGGGAACTGTTCAAGCTGATCGTCGAAGGGCGCCGGCAACGCGAAATCGATCCTACGCTGACCATGCTGCGCGACAGTCTGGCCAGCCCGGAAATTGACAACGAAAGCCGCGCCACCGAACAGCGCGTGCGCGAGACGCTGGAGTTCCTGGAAATCCTGACCACCTGGTCTGACGAGATGCTGCGCATGAAGCCCGAGACACTGATGAAGACGCTGGGCATGGGCGCAAGGATCAGCAAGACCATGCGGCGCACCAAACCGTAA
- a CDS encoding AMP-binding protein, whose translation MERIWQKSYPYGVPAEIEMDGVTTLVSIVQESCRRFPDKTAYISMGRAITYAELDVLTRSFAAWLHANGFRHGDRIALMMPNLLQYPVCLFGALRAGCIVVNCNPLYTAHELEHQLADSGARAIVVADNFAATVEKALPQTAIERVLVTSIGDMLGPVKGRLVDFVVRRIKRLVPAWSLPGAIRLRDALRAASAMPFTDVPLTPDDLACLQYTGGTTGVAKAAMLSHGNLVANVTQAYTWVRPLVKDGEECIVTALPLYHIFALTANCLTFMKLGASNLLILNPRDIPSLVKEMGKVPFSAFTGVNTLFNAMLNNADFARLDFSRLRLTMGGGMAVQRSVADRWRAVTGISIAQAYGLTETSPAVTINHLDVKVFTGSIGLPVPSTELSIRDDDGRELGIGESGEICVRGPQVTRGYWNRPDETALVMYPDGFLRTGDIGYVDETGYVFLVDRKKDMILVSGFNVYPNEVEDVAALHPGVREVAAVGVPDERSGEAVKLYVIRKDPGLDAETLIAHCRTQLTGYKVPRYVEFRDDLPRTNVGKILRRELKPAAQQAAEAETRPRAQA comes from the coding sequence ATGGAACGAATCTGGCAAAAGAGCTACCCCTATGGCGTTCCCGCAGAGATCGAGATGGACGGCGTCACGACGCTCGTCTCTATCGTCCAGGAAAGCTGCCGGCGCTTTCCGGACAAGACCGCGTATATCAGCATGGGACGGGCGATCACCTACGCCGAGCTGGATGTATTGACGCGCAGCTTTGCGGCATGGCTGCACGCCAATGGATTCCGTCACGGCGACCGTATCGCGCTGATGATGCCCAACCTGTTGCAATACCCCGTCTGCCTGTTCGGCGCGCTTCGCGCCGGCTGCATCGTGGTCAATTGCAACCCGCTCTACACCGCTCACGAGCTTGAACACCAGCTGGCCGACTCGGGAGCGCGCGCGATTGTGGTCGCGGACAACTTCGCGGCCACCGTAGAAAAAGCCTTGCCTCAGACGGCAATCGAACGCGTGCTGGTCACGTCCATCGGCGACATGCTGGGTCCGGTCAAGGGCCGTCTGGTGGACTTTGTGGTTCGACGCATCAAGCGGCTGGTGCCGGCATGGTCCCTGCCCGGCGCCATCCGCCTGCGCGATGCCTTGCGCGCGGCGAGCGCCATGCCATTCACCGATGTCCCGCTCACGCCCGACGATCTGGCCTGCCTGCAATACACAGGCGGCACAACCGGCGTGGCCAAGGCCGCCATGCTCTCGCACGGCAATCTGGTGGCAAACGTTACCCAGGCCTATACCTGGGTCCGGCCGCTCGTAAAAGATGGCGAAGAGTGCATCGTGACAGCCTTGCCGCTGTATCACATCTTTGCGCTGACGGCGAACTGCCTGACCTTCATGAAGCTGGGGGCAAGCAACCTGCTCATCCTGAATCCGCGCGACATTCCCTCGCTGGTAAAAGAGATGGGCAAGGTGCCATTTTCCGCCTTCACTGGCGTGAATACGCTTTTCAACGCCATGCTGAATAACGCCGATTTCGCGCGGCTGGATTTCTCGCGTCTGCGCCTGACGATGGGCGGCGGCATGGCGGTGCAGCGCTCGGTGGCCGACCGCTGGCGCGCCGTGACCGGCATATCGATCGCTCAGGCTTATGGGCTGACCGAGACCTCGCCTGCGGTCACGATCAACCATCTGGACGTAAAGGTCTTCACCGGCTCCATCGGATTGCCCGTACCGTCCACCGAGCTATCCATCCGCGATGACGACGGCCGCGAGCTAGGCATCGGCGAAAGCGGCGAGATCTGCGTGCGCGGGCCACAGGTCACGCGGGGCTATTGGAACCGTCCCGATGAAACAGCACTGGTCATGTATCCCGACGGCTTCCTGCGCACCGGCGATATCGGTTATGTCGACGAGACCGGTTATGTGTTTCTGGTCGACCGCAAGAAAGACATGATTCTGGTCTCGGGTTTCAACGTGTACCCGAACGAGGTCGAGGACGTCGCCGCGTTGCATCCGGGCGTGCGCGAAGTGGCGGCGGTCGGCGTGCCCGACGAACGCTCCGGCGAGGCCGTCAAACTCTATGTCATCCGCAAAGATCCGGGGCTGGACGCCGAGACGTTGATCGCCCATTGCCGCACGCAACTGACCGGCTACAAAGTGCCGCGCTACGTCGAGTTCCGTGATGACTTGCCGCGCACCAACGTGGGCAAGATTTTACGGCGCGAGCTCAAGCCCGCCGCGCAGCAAGCGGCGGAAGCGGAAACCCGGCCGCGGGCTCAAGCCTGA